GCACTCTGTACTCTGTAGTAAGGGACCTGAAGGATGGCAGTTTCTTAGATTCAGTCTCTGTATtgccctcaaaaaaaaaaagattcagTTTCTGTGTTGTTCATCTGCTGGTTTCAGTTTGTCAAGAAAAAAATGCAGCTAAGAATATGAATGAGCTGAGACAGAAATCATCAGGAACTGCAAGACCAAAGCTTTTTTAGTTTGTCTTACATTAGATCCTTGTGGATCAAGAAAAAAGAAATCCTTCATCTCCTCCCATCGTTGTACAAATTACAGATCTAATCGGTGCAACGCAACCTCTTCTCCTTTCTTCAGAAAAAAacaagaagaaagaaagaaccagcccgagaaaggagagaggaaaaaaaagaagcaagaaCAGAGAATCAGAGCAGGCGAGAGGCCTCCATTCACGGCGTCATCTGCAGAGGATCTCCGTCTCGGAGGAGCAGGAGCAGTCGCacatggcggcggtggcggcgtccTTCTTCCTTCCTTGCACGAGGCGGAGGATGCCCTCGAACACCTCGACGTCGCAGGGGATCCGGAGCGCGCCCTCGTGCCGGAACCCGAACTCCTCCTCGGCCTCCCGGAGCAGCTCCGCGAACGCCCAGTGGCCCAGGTACTCGGTGGGGATGACGAACCGCCGCATCTCGTCGCCGACGTACACCGCGAAGGAGCCCCTCGGCACGCTGCTCCTGCCGCCCTTGCCGCTGCCGGACGCCGACGGCGTGACCGTGGCCAGCTTCTTCCACTTCTTGAGCAGCTGCTGCAGCCGCACAATGTCCCGGATCTTGTTGCTCGCCCGGCCACCCTGCTGCTGCTGGACCTGCTGGTACTCCTCCATTGCCGGCGAGTAACGAGCAGAGCGAGCAGGTGGCTGCTGATTGCTCGATGCGTTCTTGCTCGGGTAGGGGGTGAAGGACCGAGAAGGACGGAGGGCGAGAATATATAGGAGGAGATTGGAGGAGGGAGGGATTGCCTCTGGGTGCGAGCCTGCTCGTGACTTCTGAGCCTCTTCACGTTAGTTTATGTGTTCAAATCCATAGAGGTTGTTTTAATGATTAGTTTTCGGTGCGGGAGCCCTGCTTTTTTTATTCACAAAATTATTTGATCTGCgtatatattttttttcctttttacaCTTATTCTTTGCCATTCATTTTAGAAATCGCGCGGTATgattttcaaaactttttacTGGTGTTTGGAAAAAACAACTTTTACTACTAGCATAAACTGAAGTATTTGCAGTTTCCGAACGCTAGTAATGTGCATTTTTGGGATCAAAATCACTCAGATTCACTGTGAAACTTTCCATTTTCCTGCTTTCCTTTCCCATTTATTGGTATTGGCAACTACTCCCTCCATCTCAAATTACTAGTGGTTTTGGCATCTCTAGGTGTATAGTTTTTcatatatatctagatatacatTATGTTTAGGTGCATAGTAAAAAAAATATGTATgtagaaaagtcaaaacgacTAATTTTTTAGGACGGGGTGAGTATTGCTATGGCAAATTGTTGAATATCCTTATCCAGAAGGTTGTAACAATGAAAAATGCAAACTGCAAAGCCACAGCCCACAGTATATATACTTGTTGTTCTGCACCCACTTCAGTTGGCAGGTCGGATTGAGTGACTTCACCGTAATTGAGTGACTTGCATGGTCAATCAGTCCATGTTGCGAGTATGGAGACTGATGGTCCCTGAACAATCAACTTGCAGTAACCTCTCCTAGATCTGCTGGTTGTGATGTCACTGA
The genomic region above belongs to Panicum hallii strain FIL2 chromosome 4, PHallii_v3.1, whole genome shotgun sequence and contains:
- the LOC112890723 gene encoding auxin-induced protein X10A-like; this translates as MEEYQQVQQQQGGRASNKIRDIVRLQQLLKKWKKLATVTPSASGSGKGGRSSVPRGSFAVYVGDEMRRFVIPTEYLGHWAFAELLREAEEEFGFRHEGALRIPCDVEVFEGILRLVQGRKKDAATAAMCDCSCSSETEILCR